The following proteins are encoded in a genomic region of Mycobacterium kiyosense:
- the lppP gene encoding putative lipoprotein LppP, with protein sequence MRRRFVTVWVILGLVVAGCGDKPRAAAPAKPDTCKESDGPTAETVRGAIAAVPVEVPGSSWVEIARGHTRKCRLYWVQIIPTIAAESTPQQLSFFDHDRPLGSPTPNPKPYISVLAPADDTVTVQYRWRVGNDEECCPSGSGTVKFQIGPDGNLKALGPIPHQ encoded by the coding sequence GTGCGTCGTCGGTTCGTCACGGTGTGGGTGATCCTGGGTTTGGTGGTCGCCGGTTGCGGCGACAAGCCGCGGGCTGCTGCGCCGGCCAAGCCGGACACCTGCAAGGAGTCTGACGGCCCGACCGCTGAGACGGTGCGCGGGGCGATCGCCGCCGTCCCGGTCGAGGTGCCTGGGTCGAGTTGGGTGGAGATCGCGCGCGGCCACACGCGCAAGTGCCGACTGTATTGGGTGCAGATCATCCCCACCATCGCCGCCGAATCGACGCCGCAGCAGCTGTCGTTCTTCGACCACGACCGACCGCTGGGTTCGCCGACCCCGAACCCGAAGCCCTACATCTCGGTGCTGGCTCCCGCCGACGACACCGTCACCGTCCAATACCGTTGGCGCGTCGGCAATGACGAGGAATGCTGCCCGAGTGGTAGCGGCACCGTGAAGTTCCAGATCGGGCCAGACGGCAACCTCAAGGCACTGGGGCCGATCCCGCACCAGTAG
- a CDS encoding acyl-CoA oxidase yields MAPQNKSTAEHLRDALDGRWRDVKNQTRKTLSGEAFRPHYTPNTVIARAKVAEQMQLMAAAGISDEGFRKEHGGTGDVGAAVTMIEMLAMSDLSLMVKAGVQWGLFGGAVENLGTERHGRYIQDIITLDLLGCFAMTETGHGSDVQSLETTATYDVETQEFVVHSETPTARKDYIGGAAETATIAAVFAQLITHQDGEPVNHGVHCLLVPIRDADGNDLPGVTTSDCHYKGGLPGVDNGRIMFDHVRVPRVNLLNKYGDVAEDGTYSSPIENPNRRFFTMIGTLIRGRVTVGGSAGNAARVALDIATRYALQRRQFEAPDGAGEVLIMDYLVHQRRLFPLIARSYALQFAQNELVSKCHDLQTSDVVDADEQRELEARAAGLKAANTWHASRAIQEAREACGGAGYMADNRLIALRADTDVFTTFEGDNHVLTQLVAKELLTAYADDIKSMSPVEWVRFAANTVGDRVMKRTAAEAIMQRIIDARQDSEEEGSLFNRGTQVKMFEDREDYLLSSVARRLQGKSKEMSEFDAFNAVQDHVLHAAQAHIDRVVLEAFVAGIDACPDEDARELLEVVCDLYALSVIEEDKAWFIEHTYLSTERAKAVTRGINDRCRVLRPHAKTLVDGFGIPEPLRYAEMLHPENLPD; encoded by the coding sequence ATGGCGCCACAGAACAAAAGCACTGCCGAGCATCTGCGCGACGCGTTGGACGGGCGTTGGCGGGACGTGAAGAACCAGACGCGGAAAACCCTCAGCGGTGAGGCGTTCCGCCCGCACTACACGCCCAACACGGTGATCGCCCGCGCGAAGGTGGCCGAACAGATGCAGCTGATGGCAGCGGCGGGCATCTCCGACGAAGGCTTCCGTAAGGAGCACGGCGGCACCGGCGACGTCGGCGCGGCGGTCACCATGATCGAGATGCTGGCGATGTCGGATCTGTCGCTGATGGTCAAGGCCGGCGTGCAGTGGGGACTGTTCGGCGGCGCCGTCGAAAATCTGGGTACCGAACGACACGGCCGCTACATCCAGGACATCATCACCCTCGACCTGCTGGGCTGTTTCGCCATGACCGAGACCGGGCACGGCAGCGACGTTCAGTCACTCGAGACGACGGCAACCTATGACGTCGAGACCCAAGAGTTCGTGGTGCACTCCGAAACCCCGACCGCACGCAAGGACTACATCGGCGGGGCCGCCGAAACCGCCACCATCGCAGCGGTTTTCGCGCAGTTGATCACCCACCAGGACGGCGAGCCGGTCAACCACGGGGTGCACTGCCTGCTGGTGCCGATCCGCGACGCCGACGGCAACGACCTGCCGGGGGTGACCACGTCGGACTGCCACTACAAAGGTGGCCTGCCCGGCGTCGACAACGGACGCATCATGTTCGACCACGTCCGGGTTCCGCGGGTGAACCTGCTGAACAAGTACGGCGACGTCGCCGAGGACGGTACCTACAGCTCGCCGATCGAAAACCCCAACCGGCGATTTTTCACGATGATCGGCACGCTGATCCGCGGCCGAGTGACGGTCGGCGGCAGCGCCGGCAACGCGGCCCGCGTCGCGTTGGACATCGCCACGCGATATGCGTTGCAGCGCAGGCAGTTCGAGGCGCCCGACGGCGCCGGCGAAGTGCTGATCATGGACTACCTGGTGCACCAGCGCCGGCTGTTTCCATTGATCGCGCGCTCCTATGCGCTGCAGTTCGCGCAGAACGAACTGGTCTCCAAATGCCATGACCTGCAAACCTCCGACGTCGTGGACGCCGACGAACAACGTGAGCTGGAGGCGCGTGCGGCGGGCCTCAAGGCGGCCAACACCTGGCATGCCTCGCGGGCTATCCAGGAGGCTCGTGAAGCGTGTGGCGGCGCGGGTTACATGGCCGACAACCGGCTGATCGCGCTGCGCGCCGACACCGATGTGTTCACCACTTTCGAGGGAGACAACCACGTCCTGACCCAGCTGGTGGCCAAGGAGTTGCTCACCGCCTACGCCGACGACATCAAGAGCATGAGCCCGGTGGAATGGGTCCGGTTCGCGGCCAACACCGTCGGCGACCGGGTCATGAAACGCACTGCGGCCGAGGCGATCATGCAGCGGATCATCGACGCACGCCAGGACAGTGAAGAGGAAGGCAGCCTGTTCAACCGCGGTACTCAGGTCAAGATGTTCGAGGATCGTGAGGACTATCTGCTGTCCTCGGTGGCGCGGCGACTGCAGGGCAAGTCCAAGGAGATGTCGGAGTTCGACGCGTTCAACGCGGTGCAGGATCACGTGCTGCACGCCGCGCAGGCGCACATCGACCGGGTGGTGCTGGAAGCTTTCGTCGCAGGCATCGACGCCTGCCCCGATGAAGACGCCCGCGAACTGCTCGAAGTGGTGTGCGACTTGTACGCGTTGTCGGTGATCGAGGAAGACAAAGCCTGGTTCATCGAGCACACGTACCTGTCGACCGAACGGGCCAAGGCCGTCACCCGCGGCATCAACGACCGCTGCCGGGTGCTACGCCCGCACGCCAAGACCCTGGTCGACGGGTTCGGCATCCCGGAGCCGCTGCGTTACGCCGAGATGCTGCATCCGGAGAACCTGCCCGACTGA